The Antechinus flavipes isolate AdamAnt ecotype Samford, QLD, Australia chromosome 4, AdamAnt_v2, whole genome shotgun sequence genomic interval aaggaggaagaaaggagggagggaggaaaggagggaaggaaggaatgaagggaggaaggaaggaagagaaggaggaagaagagaagagaagagggagggaatgtGGAAGGAGAGAGTGAAACTAATATGGATTAAGCAGCCTATGTGTTAAATGTCAATTAATCATCTTCTATGTGGCAGGCACTAACTAAATACtagggatgcaaaaagaggcaaaagacatccCCAGCCTTTAATTATATCTGAAATTGTTCCTCACAAGAGGGTAGGACAACACTgtgaaatagatattattattacccctattttataattaaagaaactgaggcaggctgagattacatgatttgcctgggatcacatagctagtaataaTCTGAGGTtgcttttgaattcaaatcttcccgCCAGGCCTAACACTAACCACAGTACCACCTTGCTACCTCTAACTAGAAATATGCAATACAAATCCAAATAATACCACCTCTAAATGCTAAATCTGGGCTATTGAAATGAACTTAGGCAATGAATAAGAAACAACCATATGTAAATCCAGACAAAAGATATGGGGGAGCTCAGAACAcactaagtcatttaatctttccccAGGAAAAGGACATAAAAGTTGAAATTCTTCTTCTGTATTAATACCTGTGTAAGAATCAAGACTTTCTAACAGGTCTTTATTGACTAACTGAGATGAATAGCTTAACCTCTCAATTGGTGTTTCATTATAGCAAAAGGGTTGAATCAGTCCCATCCCCATTCCTCGCCAGTAAGGGGCTTCAGGGATGAAAGCGATCAGAGTTACAAAATATAAGCATGACTATTTTTCTTGATAATGAGTACTAAGTAGGAAGGAAAAAGCAATGGTaaacaagataattataaataaaaactaggataaataaaaaatggCTCTTCTCTACCCTTCAGGTCCACCTTACTTTACAACAAGATGTCTCAGCTCTTAAAAAGCATTGTCACCGTAATTGATGTCTTCTACAATTATTGTGGCCAGGATGAGGAATGTGACACATTGTGCAAAAAGGAACTTCAGGAACTTTTGAATAAAGAGATGGGTCCACTTTTGAAGGTAAGATCTATCTATCAGATGATCACTTGTTTTGTATCCAGGCTAGACTTGcccaaagatttcttttttttctgcttactAGCAGGCAAAGATGATTTATATTCTCAATGTCCCACTTCAGACTCTAGTACGCAACATTCCAGAATTTGACATAATAATGACCATTTCTAACATGTATGtgatgttttaaagtttgcaaaatactatCCATGGATTACTTCCTTTGAACCTCACAATGATCCAATGACAGAGCTATCATATTCCTAGTTTATAGATACAGACCCAAGTGACCCTGAGGGAAGGCTCAATGATAGTCTTGTCTTTCTTTATGGTGTTACTAACCTTAAGTTTAAGGATATGTTTTAACTACTGGTCAGTTTTCTCTAATTCTTAACAATTCAGCCTTAAATTTTTTCCTGCTAAATTGAAAGCTTATACACTGATGATCCTTTggatcaggatccaaaaagatcttggcaTAGTAGAGCACTGAGCAAAATGTGATAAAATGAGATTCAAGtcaagacagcaagcatttattaagcatctgattTCATATTCAAAAGTTCAAAAACTCAAATTCATGAATATAAGATGAACTGGGGTTCAGAGAAGgaactagctgtgagaccttgggAAGTCAATCTCACAGTTTCCTCAGGATATCAAGGATAATGATTGctcctacctctcagggttgctgggagaataaaataaactaatatttataaaatgctttgtaaaccttaaagtactatataaatcctTTCAATTATAAACAATTACTATGTTTATACattttatgttataaaatattttgttatgaaATATGTCAATGTTATATATTAAACACACActtataaagttatttttgtattatgtatcatgtgtattaatatataatattataattctgGTGATTATTATAAACATGGTcacaaaattaatatgaaaagtGGGAtctgaatatgaatcaacatgaccACAGCATTGTAGCCATTGGACAATACTTGTACAAAGTAGACAATcactaaataaaagataaattaattaatCACTACAATTACTTACATGCCTAAAAAAAAGGGTTATTAGGTAGATGAAATTTGTTTTCAGATGCCTTCCTCTAATTTTTCTATGTCCTTCTTAGACACAGGAATACTTATCCCTATCATTGACCCTACCGTAGCACAGGgttctcctttttccccccaagttcttttttggccagAGAAAGGCAATCTGAAAACTAATTCATATGAATGTATTCTTGACGGGGTCTGTTCCTCTTCTCCCAGGAGAAATTATAAGCCCTGAAAAGAACGATCAATTTTTGAATAATAGCATTTCAGGCACTCTGGCCCTACAAGTGGCAAAGTGCTTCCAAAATCAAACTAGAGAAATTAAGATGAGTAACTAATAGGAAGTCAATCACAtttagtcagtcagtaaacatttataaaaacacttactatgtgctaagtataATGCGAAGTGCTATCATATTGAATGACAATTGATCCCAAAATACTTGATTTGCATTCAAGATATTATGTTGAATATTGTGACTCCTTTTATACACCAagtacatcttttattttttttattccctttaccCCTGTGCTttcattctttccatctctttttgcCTAGTGCCTGGGAGCTTTGTCAGACCAAACGAAGCTACTATCCACTGGGGTCTTCCCAATACATACATTTTGACAATCTTCCTTCACTTAGTAAGTGAAGAATAGACATCAGACTCACAGGCTTATTCCTTGTTCTTATACAGAATCCCAACAATCCTGATACTGTGGATGTCTTCATGCAAATCTTAGACAGGGATCATGACAGAAGAGTGGACTTTACTGAATATCTGCTGATGGTATTCAAGTTGACCATGGCCTGCAATAAATCTGTCGTCAATGAATATTGCCATGCTTCAGGGTCAAAGCAGAAACACCAAGGTCATCATCACCAGGAGGCACAGAATAAATCAGAGGAAGAGGAAGTGTCAACAGAGCAAGAGTCAGACTCCAGTTACTCAAACAGGAGTTCAAGAGAAGGATATGGGTCATCCAGGTCTGAGCGATCACATAGGACCAGGAACCACAGACAAGGGTCTGGCTCTACTGGGGGGGGAAGAAATGATTCCTCATATCATGTAGGACATGGGGAGGGCTCAAGAAGGAGCTATCATCGATCAAGTTCAAGCCATTCAGGGAGTAGTAGCGGATCCAAAGCAAATAAGCAGGTGGGGAGGAGACATAAAACAAGTATTAGCCCCTCCAGAAAATCTGGAGGAGAAGAATATGAATATGGCACTAACCACTCAGGTAGAGAGGAAAGACATGGATTCAGCAATAGCCAGACAGGCAGATTTGAGGCACCAGAAGAAGGGTtcaaaagagggagagacagaggacaAGGCCACAGCTCTAGATCACATCATTCTTCTAGCTATGAGTCAGAGCAGTCATCTACCTATCAGCAACACCAACCTAACTCTAGCCATTCCTCTAATTATGGACAAGGTGGATCAAGTTCAGACCACTACTCAAGCCAAGGACAACATGGTTCTGACTCAGAGCAGTACTCCAATTATGGACAAAATCAGTCAAGCTCAGGACAGTCCTCAGGCCATGGGCACTGTGAATGTGGGTCAAGTCAGTCTTCCAGCCATGGACAATATGAGACAGGCTCGGGGCAATCCTCTAACTTTGGGTCTGGTTCAGGTCAATCTTCCAGGCAAAGACGACATGGTTCTAGCTCAAATAGTCAGTCAGAAAGTTGGGGAGGACACAGACAAAGTTCAAGTTCAAATCAGTCCTCCAGCCATAGGAGACATGGGTCAGGATCAGGTCAATCCTCTAGTTATGGACAACATGGGTCAAGGTCTGGTCAGTCCTCCCACTATAGTCATGGATCAGGCTCAGGTCAGTCTTCTGGCTATGGTCAACATGAATCAGGCTCAGGTGAGTCCTCTAGCTATGGACAACATGGATCTAGCTCAGGGCAGTCTTCTGGCTATGGCCATGGGTCAGGGGGTCAGTCTTCCAGCTATGGCCATCATGGATCTGGTTCAGGTCCATCTTCTGGCTATGGCCATGGGTCAGGGCCAGGTCAATCTTCTAACTATGGACACCATGAATCTGGCTCCAGCAGTCACTCAGAATGTTGTGGAGGATCAGGACATTACTCTAGTTCACATCAGTCTTCTGGCTATAGTCACCATGGATCAGGCTCAGGTCAGTCCTCTGGGTATGGCCAACATGGATCTAGCTCAGGTCAGTCCTCTGGCTATGGCCACCATGGATCAGGCTCAGGTCAGTCCTCCAGTTATGGCCAACATGGATCTAGCTCAGGTCAGTCCTCTGGCTATGGCCAACATGGATCTAGCTCAGGTCAGTCCTCTGGCTATGGCCAACATGGGACAGGCTCAGGACAGTCCTCTGGCTATGGCCAACATGGATCTAGCTCAGGTCACTCTTCCGGCTATGGCCAACATGGATCTAGCTCAGGTCAGTCCTCCAGCTGTGGCCAACATGGATCTAGCTCAGGTCAGTCCTCCGGCTATGGCCAACATGGGACAGGCTCAGGTCAGTCTTCTGGCTATGGCCAACATGGATCTAGCTCAGGTCAGTCCTCCAGCTATGGTCAACATGGATCTAGCTCAGGTCAGTCCTCTGGCTATGGCCAACATGGATCTAGCTCAGGTCAGTCCTCTGGCTATGGCCAACATGGATCTAGCTCAGGTCAGTCCTCCGGCTATGGCCAACATGGATCTAGTTCAGGTCAGTCCTCTGGTTATGGCCAACATGGATCTAGCTCAGGTCAGTCCTCTGGCTATGGCCAACATGGATCTAGCTCAGGTCAGTCCTCTGGCTATGGCCAACATGGGACAGGCTCAGGTCAGTCCTCTGGCTATGGCCAACATGGATCTAGTTCAGGTCAGTCCTCCGGCTATGGCCAACATGGGACAGGCTCAGGTCAGTCTTCCAGCTATGGCCAACATGGATCTAGCTCAGGTCAGTCTTCTGGCTATGGCCAACATGAGTCAGGCTCAGGTCAATCTTCCAGCTATGGTCAACATGGATCTAGCTCAGGTCAGTCCTCCAGCTGTGGCCAACATGGATCTAGCTCAGGTCAGTCCTCTGGCTATGGCCAACATGGATCTAGCTCAGGTCAGTCCTCCGGCTATGGCCAACATGGATCTAGCTCAGGTCAGTCCTCTGGCTATGGCCAACATGGATCTAGTTCAGGTCAGTCCTCCGGCTATGGCCAACATGGGACAGGCTCAGGTCAGTCTTCCAGCTATGGCCAACATGGATCTAGCTCAGGTCAGTCTTCTGGCTATGGCCAACATGGATCTAGCTCAGGTCAGTCCTCTGGCTATGGCCAACATGAGTCAGGCTCAGGTCAATCTTCCAGCTATGGTCAACATGGATCTAGCTCAGGTCAGTCCTCCAGCTGTGGCCAACATGGATCTAGCTCAGGTCAGTCCTCCGGCTATGGCCAACATGGATCTAGCTCAGGTCAGTCCTCCGGCTATGGCCAACATGGATCTAGCTCAGGTCAGTCCTCTGGCTATGGCCAACATGGATCTAGTTCAGGTCAGTCCTCTGGCTATGGCCAACATGGATCTAGCTCAGGTCAGTCCTCTGGCTATGGCCAACATGGATCTAGTTCAGGTCAGTCCTCCGGCTATGGCCAACATGGGACAGGCTCAGGTCAGTCTTCCGGCTATGGCCAACATGGATCTAGCTCAGGTCAGTCCTCTGGCTATGGCCAACATGGATCTAGCTCAGGTCAATCCTCTGGCTATGGCCAACATGAGTCAAGCTCAGGTCAATCTTCCAGCTGTGGCCAACATGTATCTAGTTCAGGTCAGTCCTCTAGCTATGGCCAACATGGATCTAGCTCAGGTCAGCCCTCCGGCTATGGCCAACATGGATCTAGTTCAGGTCAGTCCTCCAGCTACGGCCAACATGGATCTAGCTCAGGTCAGTCCTCTGGGTATGGCCAACATGGATCTAGTTCAGGTCAGTCCTCTGGCTATGGCCAACATGGATCTAGTTCAGGTCAGTCCTCCAGCTACGGCCAACATGGATCTAGCTCAGGTCAGTCCTCTGGGTATGGCCAACATGGATCTAGTTCAGGTCAGTCCTCTGGCTATGGCCAACATGGATCTAGTTCAGGTCAGTCCTCTGGCTATGGCCAACATGGATCTAGCTCAGGTCAGTCCTCTGGCTATGGCCAACATGGATCTAGTTCAGGTCAGTCCTCTGGCTATGGCCAACATGGATCTAGCTCAGGTCAGTCCTCTGGCTATGGCCAACATGAGTCAGGCTCAGGTCAATCGTCCAGCTATGGCCAACATGGATCTAGCTCAGGTCAGTCCTCCAGCTGTGGCCAACATGGATCTAGTTCAGGTCAGTCCTCTGGGTATGGCCAACATGGATCTAGCTCAGGACAGTCCTCTGGCTATGGCCAACATGGATCTAGCTCAGGTCAGTCCTCTGGCTATGGCCAACATGAGTCAGGCTCAGGTCAATCTTCCAGCTATGGCCAACATGGATCTAGTTCAGGTCAGTCCTCTGGCTATGGCCAACATGGGTCAGGTTCCAGTGGTCATTCAGAGAATTGTGGACAACAAAGCTATAATTCAAGTTCACATCAGTCTTCTAGCTGTGGTCAATCTGGGTCTAAGTATGGTCAGTCCTCTAGTGGTGGATCTGGCTCTAGTCAATCCTCCAGCCAgagaagatatagatatagttcaGGTGGCCAATCCGAGAGAGGTGGACGACAAGGACATAGTTCAAGTTCACATCGGTCCTCTAGCTGTGGAGGATCTGGGTCCAGGTATGGTCAGTCCTCTGGTGGTGGATATGGCTCTAGTCAATCCTCTAGCCAGAGAAGATATAGATACAATTCAGGTGGTCAGTCTCAGAGGTGTGGACGACAAGAGCGTAGTTCAAGTTCACATCGGTCCTCTAGCTATGGACGACATAGATCTTGCTCTGGTGAATCATCTAACTCTGCACAACATGGGTCTGGTTCAAGACAGTCATCTAGTCAGAGACAGCATGGATCCAGCTCAAGTGGTCAGTCAGGAAGTTGTGGACAGCAAAGACGTGGTTCAAGTTCACGTCAGTCCTCCAGCTATGGACAATGCCAGTCTGGCTCAGGTCAGTCCTCTAATTATGGGCAACAAGGGTCCAGCTATGGTCAGTCTTCTAGCTGTGGATCTGGCTCAGGTGATCAGTCAGTAAGTTGTGGAGAACAAGGACAGTACTCTAACTATGGACAGTGTAGTTCTGGTTCAGGACTGCCTTCCAGTTATGGATCTGGATCAGGCCAGTCAACGTGCCAGAGTTCAGGCAGTCAGTCGGGAAACTGTGGAGAACAATACTATTCAAATTCACAACAGTCCTCTAGTTACGGACAATGTGGGTCTGTATGTGATCAGTACTCTGACTATCCACAATATGGGTGTCAATCTTCTAGCTCTGGAACTTATGGTTCAGGTTCAGCTCAGTACTGTAGTTCTGGAAGTCATGGATCCAGTGTGGGCGGACAGACATGTAGTTCAGGGAGACAAAGATGTAATTCAAATGGTAGCTGTGGGGAGTTTGGGAGAAAAACAGTTGGCTCAACATTCATGCTGTATGAGGACAGCAATAATGAGTCATCAGggaatagaaataatgaaagtaAGACAGTGTGCAGCCTCTCTAGCCAAGATGGAGTTGGTTCTCAGAGAGCAGGAGGAAATTATGGAAGGGTGAGAACATACTCAGGTTCCCAATACCCCTGTAGCATCACTCCTCTCTATGAGTATTGCCAAGAGCAAAGATTTCATTACTACAAGTGAAAAGGTAGCTGAAtgttaaataattgaaataatagaaaaagaggaaagaaacatttatacTATGACCAGGCCATTTACTGTGGCGTTCAGTTCTGGGAACAGGGCAAACTGCCTTTGTCCTTTTCATTTAAACCTAGATGTCAACTCTATGCCTTCTATCTGGTGGTAGTTTCTTAAAACAGTTCCACTTAGTGGTGTAGGGTATTTAGCTCCTTGGTTAAGAAACAGTAATTAGACAGAGTCCATGGAGTGTAACACT includes:
- the LOC127559043 gene encoding uncharacterized protein LOC127559043 isoform X40, which produces MVLTQSSTPIMDKISQAQDSPQAMGTVNVGQVSLPAMDNMRQARGNPLTLGLVQVNLPGKDDMVLAQIVSQKVGEDTDKVQVQISPPAIGDMGQDQVNPLVMDNMGQGLVSPPTIVMDQAQVSLLAMVNMNQAQVSPLAMDNMDLAQGSLLAMAMGQGVSLPAMAIMDLVQVHLLAMAMGQGQVNLLTMDTMNLAPAVTQNVVEDQDITLVHISLLAIVTMDQAQVSPLGMANMDLAQVSPLAMATMDQAQVSPPVMANMDLAQVSPLAMANMDLAQVSPLAMANMSQAQVNLPAMVNMDLAQVSPPAVANMDLAQVSPPAMANMDLAQVSPPAMANMDLAQVSPLAMANMDLVQVSPLAMANMDLAQVSPLAMANMDLVQVSPLAMANMDLVQVSPPATANMDLAQVSPLAMANMDLVQVSPLAMANMDLAQVSPLAMANMSQAQVNLPAMANMDLVQVSPLAMANMGQVPVVIQRIVDNKAIIQVHISLLAVVNLGLSMVSPLVVDLALVNPPAREDIDIVQVANPREVDDKDIVQVHIGPLAVEDLGPGMVSPLVVDMALVNPLAREDIDTIQVVSLRGVDDKSVVQVHIGPLAMDDIDLALVNHLTLHNMGLVQDSHLVRDSMDPAQVVSQEVVDSKDVVQVHVSPPAMDNASLAQVSPLIMGNKGPAMVSLLAVDLAQVISQ
- the LOC127559043 gene encoding uncharacterized protein LOC127559043 isoform X44, which gives rise to MVLTQSSTPIMDKISQAQDSPQAMGTVNVGQVSLPAMDNMRQARGNPLTLGLVQVNLPGKDDMVLAQIVSQKVGEDTDKVQVQISPPAIGDMGQDQVNPLVMDNMGQGLVSPPTIVMDQAQVSLLAMVNMNQAQVSPLAMDNMDLAQGSLLAMAMGQGVSLPAMAIMDLVQVHLLAMAMGQGQVNLLTMDTMNLAPAVTQNVVEDQDITLVHISLLAIVTMDQAQVSPLGMANMDLAQVSPLAMATMDQAQVSPPVMANMDLAQVSPLAMANMDLAQVSPLAMANMSQAQVNLPAMVNMDLAQVSPPAVANMDLAQVSPPAMANMDLAQVSPPAMANMDLAQVSPLAMANMDLVQVSPLAMANMDLAQVSPLAMANMDLVQVSPLAMANMDLVQVSPLAMANMDLVQVSPLAMANMDLAQVSPLAMANMSQAQVNLPAMANMDLVQVSPLAMANMGQVPVVIQRIVDNKAIIQVHISLLAVVNLGLSMVSPLVVDLALVNPPAREDIDIVQVANPREVDDKDIVQVHIGPLAVEDLGPGMVSPLVVDMALVNPLAREDIDTIQVVSLRGVDDKSVVQVHIGPLAMDDIDLALVNHLTLHNMGLVQDSHLVRDSMDPAQVVSQEVVDSKDVVQVHVSPPAMDNASLAQVSPLIMGNKGPAMVSLLAVDLAQVISQ
- the LOC127559043 gene encoding uncharacterized protein LOC127559043 isoform X30; protein product: MVLTQSSTPIMDKISQAQDSPQAMGTVNVGQVSLPAMDNMRQARGNPLTLGLVQVNLPGKDDMVLAQIVSQKVGEDTDKVQVQISPPAIGDMGQDQVNPLVMDNMGQGLVSPPTIVMDQAQVSLLAMVNMNQAQVSPLAMDNMDLAQGSLLAMAMGQGVSLPAMAIMDLVQVHLLAMAMGQGQVNLLTMDTMNLAPAVTQNVVEDQDITLVHISLLAIVTMDQAQVSPLGMANMDLAQVSPLAMATMDQAQVSPPVMANMDLAQVSPLAMANMDLAQVSPLAMANMSQAQVNLPAMVNMDLAQVSPPAVANMDLAQVSPPAMANMDLAQVSPPAMANMDLAQVSPLAMANMDLVQVSPLAMANMDLAQVSPLAMANMDLVQVSPLAMANMDLVQVSPPATANMDLAQVSPLGMANMDLVQVSPLAMANMDLVQVSPLAMANMDLAQVSPLAMANMDLVQVSPPAVANMDLVQVSPLAMANMDLVQVSPLAMANMGQVPVVIQRIVDNKAIIQVHISLLAVVNLGLSMVSPLVVDLALVNPPAREDIDIVQVANPREVDDKDIVQVHIGPLAVEDLGPGMVSPLVVDMALVNPLAREDIDTIQVVSLRGVDDKSVVQVHIGPLAMDDIDLALVNHLTLHNMGLVQDSHLVRDSMDPAQVVSQEVVDSKDVVQVHVSPPAMDNASLAQVSPLIMGNKGPAMVSLLAVDLAQVISQ
- the LOC127559043 gene encoding uncharacterized protein LOC127559043 isoform X41; translation: MVLTQSSTPIMDKISQAQDSPQAMGTVNVGQVSLPAMDNMRQARGNPLTLGLVQVNLPGKDDMVLAQIVSQKVGEDTDKVQVQISPPAIGDMGQDQVNPLVMDNMGQGLVSPPTIVMDQAQVSLLAMVNMNQAQVSPLAMDNMDLAQGSLLAMAMGQGVSLPAMAIMDLVQVHLLAMAMGQGQVNLLTMDTMNLAPAVTQNVVEDQDITLVHISLLAIVTMDQAQVSPLGMANMDLAQVSPLAMATMDQAQVSPPVMANMDLAQVSPLAMANMDLAQVSPLAMANMSQAQVNLPAMVNMDLAQVSPPAVANMDLAQVSPPAMANMDLAQVSPPAMANMDLAQVSPLAMANMDLVQVSPLAMANMDLAQVSPLAMANMDLVQVSPLAMANMDLVQVSPPATANMDLAQVSPLGMANMDLVQVSPLAMANMDLVQVSPPAVANMDLVQVSPLAMANMDLVQVSPLAMANMGQVPVVIQRIVDNKAIIQVHISLLAVVNLGLSMVSPLVVDLALVNPPAREDIDIVQVANPREVDDKDIVQVHIGPLAVEDLGPGMVSPLVVDMALVNPLAREDIDTIQVVSLRGVDDKSVVQVHIGPLAMDDIDLALVNHLTLHNMGLVQDSHLVRDSMDPAQVVSQEVVDSKDVVQVHVSPPAMDNASLAQVSPLIMGNKGPAMVSLLAVDLAQVISQ
- the LOC127559043 gene encoding uncharacterized protein LOC127559043 isoform X33, whose amino-acid sequence is MVLTQSSTPIMDKISQAQDSPQAMGTVNVGQVSLPAMDNMRQARGNPLTLGLVQVNLPGKDDMVLAQIVSQKVGEDTDKVQVQISPPAIGDMGQDQVNPLVMDNMGQGLVSPPTIVMDQAQVSLLAMVNMNQAQVSPLAMDNMDLAQGSLLAMAMGQGVSLPAMAIMDLVQVHLLAMAMGQGQVNLLTMDTMNLAPAVTQNVVEDQDITLVHISLLAIVTMDQAQVSPLGMANMDLAQVSPLAMATMDQAQVSPPVMANMDLAQVSPLAMANMDLAQVSPLAMANMSQAQVNLPAMVNMDLAQVSPPAVANMDLAQVSPPAMANMDLAQVSPPAMANMDLAQVSPLAMANMDLVQVSPLAMANMDLAQVSPLAMANMDLVQVSPLAMANMDLVQVSPPATANMDLAQVSPLGMANMDLVQVSPLAMANMDLVQVSPLAMANMDLAQVSPLAMANMSQAQVNLPAMANMDLVQVSPLAMANMGQVPVVIQRIVDNKAIIQVHISLLAVVNLGLSMVSPLVVDLALVNPPAREDIDIVQVANPREVDDKDIVQVHIGPLAVEDLGPGMVSPLVVDMALVNPLAREDIDTIQVVSLRGVDDKSVVQVHIGPLAMDDIDLALVNHLTLHNMGLVQDSHLVRDSMDPAQVVSQEVVDSKDVVQVHVSPPAMDNASLAQVSPLIMGNKGPAMVSLLAVDLAQVISQ
- the LOC127559043 gene encoding uncharacterized protein LOC127559043 isoform X29 is translated as MVLTQSSTPIMDKISQAQDSPQAMGTVNVGQVSLPAMDNMRQARGNPLTLGLVQVNLPGKDDMVLAQIVSQKVGEDTDKVQVQISPPAIGDMGQDQVNPLVMDNMGQGLVSPPTIVMDQAQVSLLAMVNMNQAQVSPLAMDNMDLAQGSLLAMAMGQGVSLPAMAIMDLVQVHLLAMAMGQGQVNLLTMDTMNLAPAVTQNVVEDQDITLVHISLLAIVTMDQAQVSPLGMANMDLAQVSPLAMATMDQAQVSPPVMANMDLAQVSPLAMANMDLAQVSPLAMANMSQAQVNLPAMVNMDLAQVSPPAVANMDLAQVSPPAMANMDLAQVSPPAMANMDLAQVSPLAMANMDLVQVSPLAMANMDLAQVSPLAMANMDLVQVSPLAMANMDLVQVSPPATANMDLAQVSPLGMANMDLVQVSPLAMANMDLVQVSPLAMANMDLVQVSPLAMANMDLAQVSPLAMANMSQAQVNLPAMANMDLVQVSPLAMANMGQVPVVIQRIVDNKAIIQVHISLLAVVNLGLSMVSPLVVDLALVNPPAREDIDIVQVANPREVDDKDIVQVHIGPLAVEDLGPGMVSPLVVDMALVNPLAREDIDTIQVVSLRGVDDKSVVQVHIGPLAMDDIDLALVNHLTLHNMGLVQDSHLVRDSMDPAQVVSQEVVDSKDVVQVHVSPPAMDNASLAQVSPLIMGNKGPAMVSLLAVDLAQVISQ
- the LOC127559043 gene encoding periaxin-like isoform X43; protein product: MANMDLAQVSPPAVANMDLAQVSPPAMANMGQAQVSLLAMANMDLAQVSPPAMVNMDLAQVSPLAMANMDLAQVSPLAMANMDLAQVSPPAMANMDLVQVSPLAMANMDLVQVSPLAMANMDLVQVSPLAMANMDLVQVSPPATANMDLAQVSPLGMANMDLVQVSPLAMANMDLVQVSPLAMANMDLAQVSPLAMANMDLVQVSPPAVANMDLVQVSPLGMANMDLAQDSPLAMANMDLAQVSPLAMANMSQAQVNLPAMANMDLVQVSPLAMANMGQVPVVIQRIVDNKAIIQVHISLLAVVNLGLSMVSPLVVDLALVNPPAREDIDIVQVANPREVDDKDIVQVHIGPLAVEDLGPGMVSPLVVDMALVNPLAREDIDTIQVVSLRGVDDKSVVQVHIGPLAMDDIDLALVNHLTLHNMGLVQDSHLVRDSMDPAQVVSQEVVDSKDVVQVHVSPPAMDNASLAQVSPLIMGNKGPAMVSLLAVDLAQVISQ
- the LOC127559043 gene encoding polycystic kidney disease protein 1-like 3 isoform X11; this translates as MANMDLAQVSPPAVANMDLAQVSPPAMANMGQAQVSLLAMANMDLAQVSPPAMVNMDLAQVSPLAMANMDLAQVSPLAMANMDLAQVSPLAMANMSQAQVNLPAMVNMDLAQVSPPAVANMDLAQVSPPAMANMDLAQVSPPAMANMDLAQVSPLAMANMDLVQVSPLAMANMDLAQVSPLAMANMDLVQVSPLAMANMDLVQVSPPATANMDLAQVSPLGMANMDLVQVSPLAMANMDLVQVSPLAMANMDLAQVSPLAMANMDLVQVSPPAVANMDLVQVSPLGMANMDLAQDSPLAMANMDLAQVSPLAMANMSQAQVNLPAMANMDLVQVSPLAMANMGQVPVVIQRIVDNKAIIQVHISLLAVVNLGLSMVSPLVVDLALVNPPAREDIDIVQVANPREVDDKDIVQVHIGPLAVEDLGPGMVSPLVVDMALVNPLAREDIDTIQVVSLRGVDDKSVVQVHIGPLAMDDIDLALVNHLTLHNMGLVQDSHLVRDSMDPAQVVSQEVVDSKDVVQVHVSPPAMDNASLAQVSPLIMGNKGPAMVSLLAVDLAQVISQ
- the LOC127559043 gene encoding periaxin-like isoform X32; protein product: MANMDLAQVSPPAVANMDLAQVSPPAMANMGQAQVSLLAMANMDLAQVSPPAMVNMDLAQVSPLAMANMDLAQVSPLAMANMDLAQVSPPAMANMDLAQVSPPAMANMDLAQVSPLAMANMDLVQVSPLAMANMDLAQVSPLAMANMDLVQVSPLAMANMDLVQVSPPATANMDLAQVSPLGMANMDLVQVSPLAMANMDLVQVSPLAMANMDLAQVSPLAMANMDLVQVSPPAVANMDLVQVSPLGMANMDLAQDSPLAMANMDLAQVSPLAMANMSQAQVNLPAMANMDLVQVSPLAMANMGQVPVVIQRIVDNKAIIQVHISLLAVVNLGLSMVSPLVVDLALVNPPAREDIDIVQVANPREVDDKDIVQVHIGPLAVEDLGPGMVSPLVVDMALVNPLAREDIDTIQVVSLRGVDDKSVVQVHIGPLAMDDIDLALVNHLTLHNMGLVQDSHLVRDSMDPAQVVSQEVVDSKDVVQVHVSPPAMDNASLAQVSPLIMGNKGPAMVSLLAVDLAQVISQ
- the LOC127559043 gene encoding polycystic kidney disease protein 1-like 3 isoform X18, translating into MANMDLAQVSPPAVANMDLAQVSPPAMANMGQAQVSLLAMANMDLAQVSPPAMVNMDLAQVSPLAMANMDLAQVSPLAMANMSQAQVNLPAMVNMDLAQVSPPAVANMDLAQVSPPAMANMDLAQVSPPAMANMDLAQVSPLAMANMDLVQVSPLAMANMDLAQVSPLAMANMDLVQVSPLAMANMDLVQVSPPATANMDLAQVSPLGMANMDLVQVSPLAMANMDLVQVSPLAMANMDLAQVSPLAMANMDLVQVSPPAVANMDLVQVSPLGMANMDLAQDSPLAMANMDLAQVSPLAMANMSQAQVNLPAMANMDLVQVSPLAMANMGQVPVVIQRIVDNKAIIQVHISLLAVVNLGLSMVSPLVVDLALVNPPAREDIDIVQVANPREVDDKDIVQVHIGPLAVEDLGPGMVSPLVVDMALVNPLAREDIDTIQVVSLRGVDDKSVVQVHIGPLAMDDIDLALVNHLTLHNMGLVQDSHLVRDSMDPAQVVSQEVVDSKDVVQVHVSPPAMDNASLAQVSPLIMGNKGPAMVSLLAVDLAQVISQ